Part of the Crossiella cryophila genome, GCGGCTGTGCCGGATCGCGGCGAGCAGCGCGGACGGCCCCGGCACGCGCAGGTTCGCCGCCGGACTGTCGGTGGCGATGCCCAGGTCGGCGGCCAGCAGGGCGCGGGCGAAGGTGAGCCGGTCACTGGCCACGGCGACCACCTCACCCGCCGACCGGTGCGCCGCGACGATTTCCAGGGCCGCGGCCGGGTCACCGACCGGCGCCACCCGCACGCCGGCGCGGCGCAGTTCGGCCACTGGCCAGGCAGGCCGGGTCGCGTCGGACAGGCCCAGCAGTCCCACCACTTCCAGCCCCGGCGGCGGCCGGTCGCCCTCGATGTCCATTGTGGACTGTGCGATGGTCTGGGCGAGCACCAGCACCCGGTGCGCGCCGCCGGTCAGCTCGGCCACGGCCAGGGCGAACCGCTCGTCCGGGGCGCAGTGCGGCAGCAGCGATTCCGGGTCGCCGAGCACGGTGACCACGGTGGCCCGGCCCAGCCGGTGCGCGGCGACCCGGCCGTAGTCCGCCTGCCGCCGGTGCAGCAGCAGGCCCACCGGCGGCAACGTCTGCTCGACCGCACCCGCCGCCGTCCGCAGCACCGCGTGCTCAACCGGACCCTCTTCCGCCGGACCGACCACCCGCAGCACCGCCAGCCACAGCCCCGGCAGCTCGTGACCGGGGGCCGGGATCACCGCGGACAACTTGGGCGAGCCGCTCCGGCCGTCGCCGTCCAGGCACAGCACGGACAACCGGGCCAGCGCGTCCACCGCAAGGGGATCCCGCACCACCACACCGGCCGCCGCCAGCCGCCGCGCCGCCATGGTCCGGGCCAGCGCGGTCACCGTGGCCGGGCGCACCGCGCACACGGCGGCGAGCAGCACCAGGCCCAGCACCAGCCAGTGCGGCCACTCCCCCGGCGCCCGCAGGCCGAGCACCGCGGCGAGCAGGACCGCGGTCACCGCGGCGAGCACCGCCAGCAGCCGTAACGCCGCCGGTGACCGGTCCGCCGTGGTCGAACCGACCGGCAGCGAGCGCACCCGCCCCAGCCCCGATCCGGCCAGCACCACCGCCCCGGCCACCGGTCCACCGTCGAGCACCAGCCCCTGATTGTCCACAATGGACAGATCGGCTGACAGGATGTCTCCACGGGTCAGCACCAGCAGGTCGCCGCACACCAGTTCGTCCACCGCAACCGGTTGCGCGCGCCCGTCCCGCAGCACGGTCGCCGTGCGCACCGGCGCGGTCAGGGCGTGCGCGCCAACCCCGGCCGACCATCCGGCCAGCAGCACCGCGGCGGCCAGGGTGATCAGGCCGCTGCCGGTCTGCCGCCAGCCCAGCAGGTCGAACAGCCCGGACAGCACCAGCATCAGTGCGGGCGGACCGCACAGCACACCAAGGAATCGGGCCACCGGCGACAGTTCCCTCGGCCCGCGCCGGGCCCGCAGCAACGCCACCTCGGCCGAACTGAGCCCGGCCGGTCTCGCCGGATCCGCCATCGCCACCCGCCTCCCGCCGCACACCGGGCCCCCACCGTGCCGTTCCGGACGGGCCGCCGACACGGTCCAAGGTCCCTGGTGCTCGCCGCGTCACAACCGAACGCCATTACGGTTAGGGGTGATCTCCCCGATTCCGCCGGGTGACAAGCCGTGACACTCTGTCAAACTGAACACCGACCGCGATACCGCCACGGAGCCCCCAAGATGCGTCCGCAGCACGGCACCCGACGACTCGCCGACAGCACGCCGGTGACCGCGGGCCTACGGCTCGACGAGCTGCTCAGCGAGGTGCAGGACCGGCTCACCGAGATCGTCAAAACCCGGGATCGATTACAGGGCCTCCTAGACGCCGTGATGGCGGTGGGTTCGGGGCTGGAACTGGACTCCACGCTGCGCCGCATCGTGCTGGCCGCCACCGAGCTGGTCGACGCCCAGTACGGCGCCCTCGGCGTGCTCGGCACCGCCGACGAACTCAGCCAGTTCATCTACATCGGCATCGACGAGGACACCCGCGCCGCCATGGGCGAGCTGCCGGAGGGCAAGGGGCTGCTCGGTTCACTCAGCGAGGACCCGCACGTGCTGCGCCTGTCCGACCTGACCACGCACCCGTCCTGCGTGGGTTTTCCGCCCAACCACCCGCCGATGCGCCGATTCCTGGGCGCGCCGATCCGGGTCCGCGACGAGGTCTTCGGCAACCTGTACCTGACCGAGAAACGCGACGGCGCCGAGTTCACCGCCGAGGACGAGGTGGTGCTGCAGGCCCTGGCCGCGGCGGCAGGGGTGGCGGTGGACAACGCCCGGCTGTTCGAGCAGGCCCGCAGGCGGCAACGCTGGCTGGAGGCCACCAGCGAGATCACCACCGCGCTGCTCTCCGGCTGCTCGGCCCAGGACGCCCTGCGCCTGATCGCCCAGCGCACCCTGGAACTCTCCGCCGCCGACCTGGCCCTGATCCTGCTCACCCCCGACGAACCGGCCGAGGGCTACGTGGTCGCCGCCGCCATGGGCACCGGCGCCGAGGACATCCTGGACCGCCCGGTCTCCAGCCCCATCGCCCAGCACACCGCCACCCCGGTGCTGATCCCCGACCTGTCCGCGGCCACCGATCCCATGCTGGAAGCCATCGCCCGCACCCACGACCTCACCTCCTCCCTGGCGGTCCCCCTTGGCGCCGAGGGCGGGGCCACCGGCCTGCTGCTGGCCGCCCGCCACCGCGACCACGCCGCCTTCCAACCCGACCAGGTCCCGGTCCTCGCCTCCTTCGCCAACCAAGCGTCCCTGGCCCTGGAGCTGGCCGAGAAACACCGCACCCAACGCCAGCTGGACGTCTTCGCCGACCGCGACCGCATCGCCAGAGACCTGCACGACCACGTGATCCAACGCCTCTACTCCACCGGCCTGACCCTGCAGGGCACCATGCACCTGGCAGGCGACGACCTGGCCCGCGCCCGGCTGCAGGAGGCGGTCGAACAACTCGACCAGACCGTCCGCGAGATCCGCACCTCCATCTTCGACCTGCACACCCCACCCACCGCCACCCCCACCAGCCTGCGCCGCCGCCTGCTCGACACCGTCTCCGAGGTCACCGGCCAAACCCACCTGGCCGCCTCGGTCCGCCTCTCCGGCGCCATCGACACCCTGGTCCCGCCGGACCTGGCGCCCGAGGTGGACGCGGTGCTGCGGGAGGCGTTGAGCAACACCGTCCGGCACGCGGGCGCGACCGAGGTGGTGGTGCGGGTGGAGGCCGGGGCGGAGCTGGCCGTGGAGGTCACCGACAACGGCGTGGGCATCCCCGCCAACGCGGTACACAGCGGGCTGGCGAACCTGCGGGAGCGAGCCGAACGCCGGGGCGGTGCGGTCGAACTGGCCCCCGCCGAACCCGCGGGCACCCGCCTGCACTGGACGGTCCCGCTGGACTAGCCCTGGGTGGTCGGCATGGTGTGCGCGACGCGGGCGGCGATGGCGATCCTCGGCCAGTGGCGGTGGCCGAGGAGATCGGCGAGCGCTGCTGCCTCAACCTGATCACGCAACAGCCCGCCGGCGACGGGCACGAGGTCGTCCGGGGTCGCCAGCAACTCCTTGATCAGCCGATCGACCCGGTGCATCGACTGCGGCGGCAACACCCACACCTTCGCACCCGGCGCGAAATGCTTGAGCCCCTGGCGACTCTCCTGCCCACCAGGGCCATGCGCGGTCTCGGCAGCCACATTGGCCACCACACACCACGCCAGCAGTTCAGCGTCCACGCCCTCGGCGGCGACCTCGCTCATCCGACCATTCTGCGTCAGCCGACCGACCGGTTGGTCAATACCGCGTACGCGAGCCGGGCCGCGGTGGTGACCCCCGGCCAGTCGCGGTGCCCGAGGTAATCGGCATCAGACCGGTCGGTACCGAGTTCGTCGGCAATGGCCCGCACCGGTCCGAGCACCCCGGCGATCGCCGCCACCTCACCCTGATCCCGCAGCAACCCGCCGACCGAGGCCGGGACATCGGCCGGCTCCCCGAACAACTCCGCCACCAGCCGCCGGACCACGAACCTCAGCTCCCACCACGGCGCCATGGTCGCGGAGGCGGTGGCGAGCACATCGAGCACCGCGAGCAGATCGCCACGCCGTCGAGGCTGGCTCACCCCGGCCTGCCAGGCACACGCCGCGTTCCACCGGGCGGCCGCCGCCTCCGCCTCTTCCCGGGACCCCCACTGGCGCAACGGCCCGTCCCAATGCCGGTGGGGCGTGGGCTGCCACGGCCGGACAAGCTCGCGGTGCACGGCCTCGCGGTAAACACCCTGGACCCGGAAGTTGACCAGGTACACCCGGGCCACCACCATCCTGGCCAGCCGCCCCGGCCCGCGACCCCGATGCCGCCCGACGACCATGAGGCACTCCGCGCCATCACTCCACTGCGGCGGCAGCACCCACACCTTCGTCCCCGGCGAGAAGTGCTTGAGCCCCTGGCGATTCTCCTGCCCACCGGGTCCGTGCGTGGTCTCGGCAGCCACATTGGCCACCACGGACCACGCCAGCAGTCCGGCATCCACGACCTCGCTCATCAGACCATTCTGCGTCAGTCGACCGACCGGTTGGTCAGCACCGCGTACGCGCGCCGGGCCGCGGCGGCGATCCCCGGCCAGTCGCGGTGGCCGAGGTAGTCGGCGTTGGGCCGGTCACAGCCGAGTTCGTCAGCGAGAGTCCGTAGCGGTCCGAGCAGACCGACGATCACCTCCACCTCAGCCTGATCCCGCAGCAGCCCACCGACCGCGGCCGCGGGATCGGCCGGATTCCCGAACAACTTCTCGACCAGCCAGCTGACCTGGCTTGACAGCTCCAGCCACGGGTGCACGGTCTCAGGTGTCGCAGTGCCGAGCACCTCGATAGTCCCGAGGAGATCGCCCCGCCGCCGGGGTCGGCTCACTCCGGCCGTATTGGCGCGCACCGCATTCCAGTACGCGGCGATCTGCTCGGCCTCCTCGCGGGACTCCCACTGGCGGAAGGGCTCAGCCCAGTTCCAGTACGGATCGGTCTGCCACGGCCGGATGAGTTCGCGGTGAACGGCGGCCCGGTAGACACCCTGGACCCGGAAGTCGGTCAGGTGCACCCGCGCCACCACCATCCGGGTCAGCCGCCCCGGCCCGCGACCCCGATGCCGCCCGATGACCATGACGTTGTCCCCGCCATCACCCCACTGCGGCGGCAACACCCACACCTTCGCACCCGGCGCGAAATGCTTGAGCCCCTGGCGAATCTCCTGCCCACCAGGCCCGTGCGCGGTCTCCGCAGCCACATTGGCCACCACACACCACGCCAGCAGTCCGGCCGCCACTCCCAGGGGAACGACCTCGCCCATCGCACCGTCCTGCCCGCGTCGTGTTCTGTCACCACGACCAGTCAATGGCAGCGATCCGTGTCTGCGCAAACAGATTGTGCACTAATGCACGGGTACCAGCCGTCCCACTACGTCCGGCGCAGCTTGGTCGCGTACACCGCCACCTGCGTCCGCCGCTCCATCCCCAGCTTCGCCAGCAAATGCGACACGTAGTTCTTCACCGTCTTCTCCGCCAGGAACATCCGGTCCCCGATCTGCCGATTGGTCAGCCCCTCGCCGATCAACTCCAGCACCGTGCGTTCCTGATGGGTCAACGCCTTCAGCGGATCGTCCTGCTCCCGCTCCCGCCGCACCCTGGCCAGCAGCGCCGACGTCGTCCGCGCGTCCAGCAACGAACCCCCGGCCCCCACCGTGCGAATGGCCCCCACCAGGTCATGCCCCAGCACCTGCTTGAGCACAAAACCCGCCGCGCCTGCCAGTACCGCGTCCATCAACGCCTCGTCGTCGCCAAAAGAAGTCAGCATCAGCACCCGCAACTCCGGCGCGGCCGACCGCAACTCCCGGCACAACTCGATCCCGTTGCCATCCGGCAGCCGCACGTCCAGCACCGCCACCGCCGGCCCCACCGCGGGCACCCTGGCCAGTGCCTCGGCGCAGGAGGAAGCCTCGCCGACCACCTCGATGTCGGGGTGTGCCGCCAGCAGGTGCATCACCCCGCGCCGAACGATCTCGTGGTCGTCTACCAGGAACACGCGGGTCGCCATGCCGCCAGCCTTACCGCAGCGGCGCGGGCCCGGCAATGCTCTATCGGCCCAACTCGGCGATAACGCCGCTATGCCACTAACGCCGCCCTGTTGCCCGGCTAACGCAAACCCGTCCAGCGCGGTTAGCCGGTCACGAACCCCTGCGAATCCCTGCTAAGAACCAACAAATGGGGACGATCACGGACTTACGACTGCTCGGCGAGCTGGAGGTGCACTCGACCGCGGGGCCGGTCCAGGTCAGCGCCGGGAAGCTCCAGGTGTTGCTGGCCGCCTTGCTGTTGCACGCCAACCACACTGTGCCTACCGAACGGTTGGTCGCGGTGTTGTGGGAGCAGCCGACGGTGGGGGCGCGGGCGACGCTGCAGGTCTACATCGGACGGTTGCGGCGGGTGCTCGGTGGTGGGGAGCAGGGGGTACTGCGGACTCGGGCGGATGGGTACTCGCTGGTGGTCGATCCGGAAATCGTTGACCTGTACCGGTTTCGGCGGTTGGTGGAGCAAGCCGCCGCGGCGGGGGAGGTTCGGCGGGAGAACGCGTTGTTGCGGCGGGCGCTGGAGTTGTGGCGGGGGCCCGCGCTGGCCGGGGTGCCTTCGGCGGTGTTGCGGCGGACGCTGGTGGTGGGGTTGGAACAGGAGCGGTGGCGGGCCTTGGAAAGGCGGGTGGAGACGGATCTGGGGTTGGGGCGGCATGGGGAGCTGGTGGCGGAGTTGTTCGGGCTGACCAGGGATCAGCCGTTGCGGGAGGGGTTTCACCGGCAGTTGATGCTCGCGTTGTACCGCTCGGGCAGGCAGACCGAGGCGCTGGCCGCCTACCGGGTCGCGCGTGCCCTGCTCGTCCGCGAACTCGGGGTGGAGCCGGGGGCGGGGCTGATCTCCTTGCACCAGGCCATCCTGCGCGGTGATCCGCTGCTCGCCCGGCCCGCGGTGGAGGTCGTGCCGGTGCCGCGGGAGTTGCCGCCGGATCATGCCGTGCTGTTCGGGCGGGGCGCCGAACTCGCCGAGTTGACCGCGGCGCTGCCTACCGAACGGTCGGTAGACATGCCGGTGGTGGCGATCACCGGGGCGCCGGGCAGTGGCAAGACCGCGCTCGCGGTGCGGTGGGCGCATCGGGTCGCGCACTGGTTCCCGGACGGGCACCTGTTCCTGGATCTGCACGGGTACAGCCAGGACCCGCCGTTGAGCGCCGCCGCGGCGTTGACCCGGTTGTCTCGGGCGTTCGGGATTCCGGCCGAGGAGTTGGCCGAGGATGTCGAGGAGCTGGCCGCGCGGTGCCGGTCGGTGTTGGGTGGGCGGCGGGTGTTGCTGGTGCTGGACAACGCGCGTGACGCCGAGCAGATCCGGCCGTTGCTGCGAGCGGCTGACGGGTGTCTGGTGGTGGTGACCAGCCGGGATCGGCTGCGTGGGGTGCCGGTGGCGTTGTCACTGGGGCCGCTCGCGGCCGAGGCGGGGCGGGATCTGCTGGGTGAGGTGCTCGGGGCGGCGCGGCTGGCGGCGGAACCGCAGGCGGTGGCCGATCTGGTGGACCTGTGCGGGCAGTCGCCGCTGGCCCTGCGGATCACCGCGGTGGACCTGGCGGGGCGGCCGGGGGTGCCGATCGCCGCGCACGTGGCCGCGTTGCGGAGTGGGGACCGGCTGGGTGGGCTCGCGCTGGACGGGTCCTCGGTGCGGGCCGCCTTCGACCTGTCCTACACCCGGCTCGCCGACCCGGTGCGCCGCCTGTTCCGGCTGACCGCGATCGCGCCCGTGCGCGACCTGACCATCCCCACCGCGGCGGCCATCACCGGCCTGCCGGTCGCGGAGACCGGGCGGTTGCTGGATGCCCTGGTCGCCGCGCACCTGATCCAACCGAACGGTCGGTACCGGTTCGGGTTGCCTGACCTGCTGCGCGAGTACGCCGCCGAGCGTGCGCTGGCCGAGGACAGCGCCGCGCAACGCACTGCCGCCGCCCGCCGGCTGTTCGACTGCCTGCTGCACAGCGCCCGGACCGCGGCCCGGCTGCTGTTCCCGGACCGTCCGCACGCCCCGCTGCCGGCGACCGGTCCGGCGCCGATGGCCGGGGCGGAGCAGGCCAGGCGGTGGCTGACCGCGGAATGTGGCAACCTGGTGACGGCGATCGCCGAGGCGGACGGGCACGGGCTGCCCGAGTACGCCGGACTGCTCGCCGGGGCACTGCGCGACTGCGATTTCCCGGCGGCTAACGCGGCGCGTTAGCGATATGTCAGTGAAACGACGGCAAGCGACTGGAAAAACGACCGGACCACCTCTAGGGTCTGCCCGGTACAAATCCACGGCGAGCAGTTTTCTTCTTCGCCGGATCCCTGGATTTTCTTGCGAGAGGAATTTGTTCGTGTCCCAGCAGCACCCCTACCCGCCGGTCCAGCCGATGCAGGTCGCGCCGCAGCCGAGCAATGGCATTGGCACCACTGGTTTCATCCTCGGCCTGGTAGGGCTTGTCATCTCCTTGATCCCGATTATCGGCACGATCGCGTGGCCGTTGGTCATTCTCGGCATCATCTTCTCCGCCATCGGACTGGTCCGGATCAAGAACCGCAAGGCCAACAACAAGGGCCTGACGATCGCCGGTCTGGCCGCCTCGGTGGTCGGCCTCGGCATCTGCATCACCTGGACGATCGTCACCGCCATGGCGGTGAACAATGTGCGCGCCGAGCTGGACCGGGTGGCCAAGGTGGAATACGAGGTCACCGGCACCGCCACCGAGGTCACGGTCATCTACGGCGAGGTGCTCAAGACCCAGGAGGAGAAGGTCACCAAGCTCCCCTGGACCAAGCAGACCGAGAACAAGGGCGCGCTCAAGGGCGGTTCGCTGGTGGTCACCAATGGGGCCAAGGGCGGCTCGGTTACCTGCAAGATCACCGTGGACGGCAAGGTCGTCTCCACCAAGACCAGCGAGGGCGCCTTCACCAGCGTCTCCTGCATCGGCGTCTGAGAAATAACGCACTGAGAATGGGGGCGGCTATTCCGCCCCCATTCTCGCGTGCGCGGCGCGGCGTTGTTCGGCCCGCTGGGCCATCCGGTGCTAGCGGGCGTGGTTGGCGCGGTAGATCGTCTCGCTGCCGCCGGGATGGATCACCCGGAGTTCGGCGCCGGGCGGCAACGCGCTGGGCAGGTTGGCCGCGCAGACCTTGCACTCCGGCTGGCTGACCACCAGGGTGGCCCGCTGGATGCCCTGCTGGTGCATGATCGCGGCGCTGTGGCCCTCGACGTGGGTGGCGATGTTGCCCTGGCTGGGCCCGCCCGCGGTGAAGGCGTGGCCCTCGCCGCGTGGGATGCCACCTCGGTGGGTGCCGCCGGAGGGCCCGCCGTCCACCCCGCTCTTGATCCGCATCGGCGGGCGCCCCTCGACCAGCAGCGAGCCGACCGCGCCGTCGTGTCCCGGGAAGTACTCGCGGGCCGCGCGCACCTGTTCGGCGACCTGGATCCCCGGCTGTGGTGACGCCGCGGCTACCGACCGGTTGGACGGGCCCGCGGTGTCGCCGGTCCCGATCGGCCGGATTCCCCTGGGCGGCACCGGCTTTCCGGTCCGGCCGGGCACCAATGGGGTACCGACCGGTCGGTTGGGACCGGTCCTGGTGGTGGTCGGTGGCCCGGTGGCGGCTCCGGCGCGGGGCTGTACCGCGGGATTGGCCGAGCCCTTGGTCAGCTTCGGGCCGGTGTCGGTCATCGGACCGGCCAGCGCCTGCATGAACCCGGCGGCCGCGCGGAGTGAGGCGTCCCGGTTCGCCTCGGTCTGCCGGTTCGCCAGCTCCTGCCGGTTTCCGAGTTCATAACTGGCCACGAAACCGAGTCCGTCCGTGGACTGCCGGTAGATGATCTGCCCGACGATCTCCATGCCCGGTGGGGTCGCCTTGACCGTCGGTCCGGTCCAGGCGGGCTGGGCGGGGCGGAAACCGTTGCGCACCAGGAAATCGTGCAGTGCCTGGTCGGTCACCGGGCCAAGGCCGAGGCGCAGTTTGGCCTCGTCCAGGTCCTTGGCCGCCAGCATGATCCGGGTGATCTCGGCCGGGGTCAGCCTGCCGCTGACCGGCACCGCGGCGAAGTCCGGTCCTAGCGCGGTGGCCGAGGGCGCGACCGCGGCGCCCGGCCCGGCCTGCGTGCTGGTCACCGGCGGGCGCACGCCCCTGGCACGCTCGCTGGTGGACTCGAATTCGGCCATGGCACCGCCCTCTCCTCCCAGCCCAGGCTAGGAGCGGGCCCGTTGCCGGACAACGAGGTCGGCCCGTTGGGGCTGCCCTTCCGCGCACCCGCTCAGGGTTTGCGCGCGACCCCCGCGCACAGCCAGTCCCCGTCCGCGGGCGGCCCGGCGCCCAGGTGGGTTTCCGGCCGCCACTCCCATGTCCGCACCAGGCCCGGCTCGACCAGGTCGAAGTCGCCGAAGAGCTTGCCGATGTCGTCGACATCGCGCACGTACACCGAATCCCGGGTGCCGCGCATCCGCTCGGTGATCTCGCCGGTGGCCGCGCCGACCAGGTGGTCGGTGAGGTGGGTGAGCGCGAAGTAACTGCCCGAGGGCACGGCATCCCGGTAGCGGGCGGCCACCCCGAACGGGTCCTGTTCCGGGGAGAAGTAGTGGAACAGGGTCATGGCGAGCACGCCGACCGGCTGGCTGAAGTCGAGCAGCCGCTGGGTGGCCGGTGCGGACAGCACCTTGTCCACATCGGCCGCGTCGGCGTGCACGACCTCGGCGTTGTCGTTGTGCCGCAACAACAACTGGGTGTGCGCGACGGCCACGTCCTCGTAGTCGACGTAGACCACCCGGCTGCCGGGCGCGGCGGACTGGGCGATCTCGTGCACGTTGCCGCGGGTCGGGATGCCCGAGCCAAGGTCAAGGAACTGCCGCACGCCCTGGCTGACCAGGAAACCGACCGCTCGGTAGAGGAAGGCGCGGTTGAGCTGGGCCAGGTCCCTGGCCCCCGGGTGCGCGGCGATGGCGCGTTCGGCGAACTCCCGGTCCACCGCGAAGTTGTGCCCGCCGCCGAGCAGGTAGTCATAGATCCGGGCCGCACTGGGCCGCCCGAGATCGAGTCCACTCGGAATCCAGTCCTCTGCCATCAGTCCACGAACCCCCGATCGTGATGATCACCGGCGGCCGAGGTTACCGAAGTCGCCGGACCCGGTGCCAACCACCCGGTCGGTAGGGCAATAAATCCGTACCGCTACGGATAGGTCCTCGGATTGTCCGGCCGCACCCGCGCTGACCATGCTCACTGCATCCGTTTCCCCTGCGACACAAACGGAGCACCGCATGCGAAGAACACTCGGAACACTGATCGTCAGCACCGCGCTGGCCTTGGCCGCCGGTCAGGCCGCCCAGGCCGAGGCCACCGGCGTGGTGCTCAACGCGGGCGCGGCGCAGGCCATCCCCGGCCAGTACATCGTGGGCCTGCGCGGGGCCGGATCCCTGGACGTCGCCGCGGCCACCGCGGTCAGCAACGAATCCGCCGCGCTGGCCGAGACCTACGGCGGCAAGCTTGGCTACACATACTCAGCCGCGTTGCGTGGTTTCTCGGTGGCGCTCTCGCCCCGGCAGGCCGAGCGGCTGGCCGCGGATCCGAAGGTGGACTTCGTGCAGCAGTCGCTGTGGGTCCGCGCGGCCGCGGTCAAGGCGCCGGCCGGTGAGCAGCCCAACGCGCCCTGGGGCCTGGACCAGGTCGACGGCGCCAACGACGGCACCTACAAGTACCCGAACACCGGCACCGGCGTCACCGTGTACAACACCGACACCGAGCTGAACCTGGACCACGTCTCCTTCGAGGGCCGGGCCAAGTCCGGCTACGACTTCATCGACAACGACAACAACGTCAACGACTGCAAGGGCCAGTTCGACCAGGGCCACGGCACGCACACCGGTGGCACCTCCAGCAGCGAGGCATACGGCGTGGCCAAGGACGTCACCATCGTCGGCGTCAAGGTGCTGGGCTGTGACGGCAACGGCCCGGACGCGGCCGCGATCAAGGGCATCGACTGGGTCACCCAGAACGCGCGCAAGCCCGCGGTGGTCAACGCCAGCTGGACCTCCGGCGGCGCGGGCGCGGACCCCGAGGGCATCAACCGGGCGGTGAAGAACTCCATCGCGGCCGGCATCTCCTGGGTCGTGGCGGCGGGCAACGAGAACCAGGACGCCTGCAACGTCAGCCCGGCCAAGGTGCCGGAGGCGATCACCGTGGCGGCCACCCAGGACGAGCAGAACACCGAGGCCGGCTACTCCAACCACGGGTCCTGTGTGGACATCTACGCGCCCGGCTCGAACATCAACTCGGCCAGCAACTCCAACAACACCGGCAGCAAGGGCATGCAGGGCACCTCGATGGCCGCCCCGCACGTCACCGGCGGCGCGGCGCTGTACCTGGCCGCCAACCCGGGGGCCAGCCCGCAGCAGGTGCGGGACGCGATCGTGACCAACGCCCAGTCCGGCGTGGTGCGCAACATCGGTCCCGGCTCGCCGAACAAGTTCCTCGACGTCAGCAAGTTCGGCGGCGGCACCCAGCCCGGCAAGCCGACCGCCGAGTTCACCGGCGACTGCGCCAACTCGCTGACCTGCTCCTTCGACGGTTCGGCGTCCAAGCCGGGCACCGGCGGCAGCTCGATCACCGGCTACAAGTGGGAGTTCGGCGACACCGCCACCGGCGAGGGCGCCAAGCCCGCGCACACCTACGCCAAGGACGGCGAGTACCGGGTCACCCTGACCGTCACCGACGACAAGGGCGCCGTCTCGGCCCCGGTCACCAAGTCGGTGCGCGCGGGCAAGCCCCCGGCCGGCCAGCCGCCGACCGCCTCCTTCACCGTGTCCTGCCAGCGCGACAAGTGCTCGTTCAACGGCAGCGGCAGCACCGACCCTGACAACGACATCGACGCCTACGCCTGGGACTTCGGCGACGGCCAGACCGGCACCGGCGCGACCACCAGCCACACCTACCCGAACAAGCAGGCCAACTACGCGGTCAAGCTGACCGTGACCGACAAGACCGGCAACAGCAACTCCACCGGCAAGCAGGTCCAGTGCTGGAGCTTCGGCACCCAGGCGTTCTGCTTCAGCTGACCCACGGCTCCTCCGGGCAGGGGGAACGGCGGCCCGTGCGCTCCGGCGTGCGGGCCGTCGGGCTGACCCGGTGTGGTCGGTCCGGCCCCGGCGTGCTGTGATCGTGTCCGGCATGGAATGGAGGTGGCCGGTGTGGTTGCCGGACTGCGGCGAGTGACG contains:
- a CDS encoding S8 family serine peptidase, with amino-acid sequence MRRTLGTLIVSTALALAAGQAAQAEATGVVLNAGAAQAIPGQYIVGLRGAGSLDVAAATAVSNESAALAETYGGKLGYTYSAALRGFSVALSPRQAERLAADPKVDFVQQSLWVRAAAVKAPAGEQPNAPWGLDQVDGANDGTYKYPNTGTGVTVYNTDTELNLDHVSFEGRAKSGYDFIDNDNNVNDCKGQFDQGHGTHTGGTSSSEAYGVAKDVTIVGVKVLGCDGNGPDAAAIKGIDWVTQNARKPAVVNASWTSGGAGADPEGINRAVKNSIAAGISWVVAAGNENQDACNVSPAKVPEAITVAATQDEQNTEAGYSNHGSCVDIYAPGSNINSASNSNNTGSKGMQGTSMAAPHVTGGAALYLAANPGASPQQVRDAIVTNAQSGVVRNIGPGSPNKFLDVSKFGGGTQPGKPTAEFTGDCANSLTCSFDGSASKPGTGGSSITGYKWEFGDTATGEGAKPAHTYAKDGEYRVTLTVTDDKGAVSAPVTKSVRAGKPPAGQPPTASFTVSCQRDKCSFNGSGSTDPDNDIDAYAWDFGDGQTGTGATTSHTYPNKQANYAVKLTVTDKTGNSNSTGKQVQCWSFGTQAFCFS
- a CDS encoding AfsR/SARP family transcriptional regulator, giving the protein MGTITDLRLLGELEVHSTAGPVQVSAGKLQVLLAALLLHANHTVPTERLVAVLWEQPTVGARATLQVYIGRLRRVLGGGEQGVLRTRADGYSLVVDPEIVDLYRFRRLVEQAAAAGEVRRENALLRRALELWRGPALAGVPSAVLRRTLVVGLEQERWRALERRVETDLGLGRHGELVAELFGLTRDQPLREGFHRQLMLALYRSGRQTEALAAYRVARALLVRELGVEPGAGLISLHQAILRGDPLLARPAVEVVPVPRELPPDHAVLFGRGAELAELTAALPTERSVDMPVVAITGAPGSGKTALAVRWAHRVAHWFPDGHLFLDLHGYSQDPPLSAAAALTRLSRAFGIPAEELAEDVEELAARCRSVLGGRRVLLVLDNARDAEQIRPLLRAADGCLVVVTSRDRLRGVPVALSLGPLAAEAGRDLLGEVLGAARLAAEPQAVADLVDLCGQSPLALRITAVDLAGRPGVPIAAHVAALRSGDRLGGLALDGSSVRAAFDLSYTRLADPVRRLFRLTAIAPVRDLTIPTAAAITGLPVAETGRLLDALVAAHLIQPNGRYRFGLPDLLREYAAERALAEDSAAQRTAAARRLFDCLLHSARTAARLLFPDRPHAPLPATGPAPMAGAEQARRWLTAECGNLVTAIAEADGHGLPEYAGLLAGALRDCDFPAANAAR
- a CDS encoding DddA-like double-stranded DNA deaminase toxin translates to MAEFESTSERARGVRPPVTSTQAGPGAAVAPSATALGPDFAAVPVSGRLTPAEITRIMLAAKDLDEAKLRLGLGPVTDQALHDFLVRNGFRPAQPAWTGPTVKATPPGMEIVGQIIYRQSTDGLGFVASYELGNRQELANRQTEANRDASLRAAAGFMQALAGPMTDTGPKLTKGSANPAVQPRAGAATGPPTTTRTGPNRPVGTPLVPGRTGKPVPPRGIRPIGTGDTAGPSNRSVAAASPQPGIQVAEQVRAAREYFPGHDGAVGSLLVEGRPPMRIKSGVDGGPSGGTHRGGIPRGEGHAFTAGGPSQGNIATHVEGHSAAIMHQQGIQRATLVVSQPECKVCAANLPSALPPGAELRVIHPGGSETIYRANHAR
- a CDS encoding DUF4190 domain-containing protein; protein product: MSQQHPYPPVQPMQVAPQPSNGIGTTGFILGLVGLVISLIPIIGTIAWPLVILGIIFSAIGLVRIKNRKANNKGLTIAGLAASVVGLGICITWTIVTAMAVNNVRAELDRVAKVEYEVTGTATEVTVIYGEVLKTQEEKVTKLPWTKQTENKGALKGGSLVVTNGAKGGSVTCKITVDGKVVSTKTSEGAFTSVSCIGV
- a CDS encoding SAM-dependent methyltransferase, which translates into the protein MAEDWIPSGLDLGRPSAARIYDYLLGGGHNFAVDREFAERAIAAHPGARDLAQLNRAFLYRAVGFLVSQGVRQFLDLGSGIPTRGNVHEIAQSAAPGSRVVYVDYEDVAVAHTQLLLRHNDNAEVVHADAADVDKVLSAPATQRLLDFSQPVGVLAMTLFHYFSPEQDPFGVAARYRDAVPSGSYFALTHLTDHLVGAATGEITERMRGTRDSVYVRDVDDIGKLFGDFDLVEPGLVRTWEWRPETHLGAGPPADGDWLCAGVARKP